The proteins below come from a single Balaenoptera ricei isolate mBalRic1 chromosome 17, mBalRic1.hap2, whole genome shotgun sequence genomic window:
- the LOC132351898 gene encoding lymphocyte antigen 6H, which produces MLPAAMKGLGLVLLAALLCSAPAHGLWCQDCTLTTNSSHCTPKQCQPSDTVCASVRITDPSSSRKDHSVNKMCASSCDFVKRHFFSDYLMGFINSGILKVDVDCCEKDVCNGVALAGRGSWALAAGLLLSLGPTLLWAGP; this is translated from the exons ATGTTGCCTGCAGCCATGAAGGGCCTCGGCCTGGTGCTGCTGGCCGCTCTGCTGTGCTCTGCCCCCG CTCATGGCCTGTGGTGCCAGGACTGCACGCTGACCACCAACTCCAGTCATTGCACCCCGAAGCAGTGCCAGCCGTCAGACACGGTGTGTGCCAGTGTCCGGATCACAGATCCCAGTAGCA GCAGGAAGGATCATTCTGTGAACAAGATGTGTGCCTCGTCCTGTGACTTCGTGAAGCGGCACTTTTTCTCAGACTATCTGATGGGCTTCATTAACTCTGGGATCTTGAAAGTAGATGTGGACTGCTGTGAGAAGGATGTGTGCAATGGGGTGGCGCTGGCGGGGcgtggctcctgggccctggcTGCGGGGctcctgctcagcctggggcccacccTCCTCTGGGCTGGGCCCTGA